Proteins encoded within one genomic window of Humulus lupulus chromosome 1, drHumLupu1.1, whole genome shotgun sequence:
- the LOC133793937 gene encoding uncharacterized protein LOC133793937 isoform X1, translated as MAFHLHNAGIHRRFDLHSHSQTLSVSSILSENKIQSTDDEDRSLHHYQAQDTVPFDSPLVDTVCGHLDFDTEVLDVDSGLGDLEEEIVLDSEDEEINGTRLVTVIKSSSDYEIEKKSKWSDQLCVKGSEVSVKEIGKEKGLHGLQPACDGEFVSLNDNGTQELGEWSQADALGFVDHFLSINNVDLSQGTDYRKTPMEKSFTGSSANGPQILARRINMRTQVKEKGKFEWIDSDPREGMCTADDKWRNSLGNECRKRNGIFSFRKETMDLTCLEPRSGANSLREGRELAHVSEANSEVENSDLELELREQQSEASDIEGDTIGIYDIGFNTQIAAEAIEALAHGHYFGYNSADGCQDTKNTVKGSLRGVMEENAQLKHPFSQKSGCLENIFGNIKRRKRSDRLFGRKGSNSSRKQSRLPELVKRKKLVAETRLCSMNSADSIENSGKSPAKPIKPSMAEEFIDKRNTTVSGNDMISSTKPENIPLINKQHEGQCVKISSAACRTMLLGSEDRLKRIDNRSSNPVEKMDDNGEHGMLVYKRKRSSLNADPLKVHSTKEKGSKLCYSSESAKISKFTSFLEVDTWNYPRRKRTSRNIQKHPNITYPPIAPFSSNYQKRIVSNAAMKRELGDSTSSILECGSAAGSTISLGLAYGQTGKPDDTDSPSLAVDEGKTRTSVASTNKTFELCRSECRTISSKIGKNAVSSNYMINEYHKTPQDKNVPKSSLLKELINLGVPDYVPEFASKELRRRKDMAHVRILFSQHLDDDIVKHQKKIAARLGISIASCSMDATHFIADEFARTRNMLEAIALGKPVVTHLWLESCGLASCFIDERNYILRDAKKENKFGFSMPLSLSRASQHPLLMGYKVFITPNIKPDKEMITNLVKTVHGEPIEKAHISTLKDKNIPEDLLIISCKDDHSMCLPFLKKGVTVYSSELLLNGIVTQKLQYKRHQLFTNDVIRNCSENRNGKMNNFVVLVNKCT; from the exons ATGGCTTTTCATCTTCACAACGCTGGTATCCATCGACGCTTTGATCTTCACTCTCACTCTCAGACCCTTTCAGTTTCATCAATCTTATCTG aaaataaaatccaGAGCACAGATGATGAGGATCGGTCACTACATCATTACCAAGCCCAAGACACTGTTCCTTTTGATAGCCCCTTGGTGGATACTGTGTGTGGCCATCTTGATTTCGACACTGAGGTACTAGACGTTGATTCCGGTTTGGGAGATTTGGAGGAAGAAATTGTGCTTGATAGTGAGGATGAAGAAATCAATGGAACTCGACTTGTCACTGTCATCAAATCGTCATCTGATTATGAAATTGAGAAAAAGTCTAAATGGTCTGATCAACTTTGTGTAAAAG GGAGTGAAGTTTCTGTAAAAGAAATTGGGAAGGAGAAGGGTTTGCATGGGTTGCAGCCTGCATGTGATGGAGAGTTTGTGAGTTTAAACGATAATGGGACTCAGGAACTTGGGGAGTGGTCCCAAGCGGATGCTCTTGGTTTTGTGGACCACTTTCTGTCAATTAACAATGTGGACTTGTCACAAGGAACGGACTACAGAAAGACTCCTATGGAGAAATCTTTTACTGGGTCAAgcgcaaatggtcctcaaataCTTGCCAGGAGAATTAATATGCGAACCCAAGTTAAGGAGAAGGGAAAGTTTGAATGGATTGACAGTGATCCGCGTGAAGGGATGTGTACTGCTGATGATAAATGGCGTAATAGTTTAGGCAATGAATGCAGAAAAAGAAATGGGATTTTCAGTTTTCGTAAGGAGACTATGGATTTAACTTGTTTGGAGCCGCGCTCTGGGGCGAATAGTTTACGAGAAGGAAGAGAGCTGGCACATGTTTCTGAAGCGAACTCTGAAGTTGAAAATTCTGACTTGGAGTTGGAGTTAAGAGAACAGCAATCGGAAGCTAGTGACATTGAAGGAGATACTATTGGCATTTATGATATCGGTTTCAACACTCAAATAGCTGCTGAAGCTATTGAAGCACTTGCACACGGCCATTATTTCGGCTACAACTCTGCTGATGGTTGTCAGGATACGAAGAACACTGTTAAAGGTTCTTTAAGAGGTGTTATGGAGGAAAATGCTCAATTGAAACATCCTTTCAGTCAAAAGAGTGGCTGTTTAGAAAACATTTTTGGAAACATTAAGCGAAGAAAGCGTTCGGATAGATTGTTTGGCAGAAAAGGTTCAAATTCATCTAGAAAGCAGTCCAGACTTCCCGAGTTAGTTAAAAGGAAAAAGCTTGTTGCTGAGACTCGGTTATGTAGTATGAATTCTGCTGATTCTATTGAAAATTCAGGCAAAAGTCCTGCCAAGCCTATTAAGCCAAGCATGGCAGAAGAATTTATAGACAAGAGAAATACTACGGTCTCCGGAAATGATATGATTTCATCAACAAAACCTGAAAATATCCCACTTATAAACAAACAGCACGAAGGGCAATGTGTGAAAATTTCCTCTGCTGCTTGCCGAACTATGCTGCTTGGCTCTGAAGATAGGTTAAAAAGGATTGACAATAGATCTAGCAATCCGGTTGAAAAGATGGACGACAATGGAGAACACGGTATGCTTGTGTACAAAAGAAAGAGGAGTAGTTTGAATGCTGATCCATTGAAAGTTCACAGTACCAAAGAAAAAGGGTCCAAATTGTGTTATTCAAGCGAGAGTGCTAAAATAAGCAAATTCACTAGTTTTTTAGAAGTCGATACATGGAACTATCCCCGGCGTAAAAGAACAAGTCGCAACATACAAAAACATCCCAATATAACTTATCCACCGATTGCCCCATTCTCTTCAAATTATCAGAAGAGGATAGTAAGCAATGCTGCTATGAAGAGGGAACTAGGGGATTCAACCAGCTCTATTCTGGAATGTGGAAGTGCTGCAGGAAGTACGATTTCTTTGGGTTTGGCCTACGGGCAAACTGGCAAGCCTGATGATACAGATTCTCCATCACTGGCTGTTGATGAAGGAAAAACCCGTACTTCAGTGGCATCTACAAACAAGACTTTTGAGTTATGTCGTTCAGAATGTAGAACAATTAGCTCCAAAATAGGCAAAAATGCAGTGTCATcaaattatatgattaatgaatacCACAAAACGCCACAAGACAAAAATGTGCCCAAATCATCTCTTTTGAAAGAGCTTATTAATCTAGGTGTCCCTGATTATGTTCCTGAATTTGCATCAAAAGAGTTGAGAAGGCGAAAAGATATGGCACATGTCCGCATCCTGTTTAGTCAGCATTTGGACGATGATATTGTCAAACATCAGAAAAAG ATCGCAGCACGGCTGGGCATTTCGATTGCATCATGTTCCATGGATGCCACGCATTTTATAGCAGATGAATTTGCACGTACTAGAAATATGTTGGAAGCTATTGCTCTAGGCAAACCAGTGGTAACACACTTGTGGCTGGAGAGTTGTGGACTAGCAAGCTGCTTCATTGATGAGAGAAACTACATTCTGAGGGATGCTAAAAAGGAAAATAAATTCGGCTTTAGCATGCCTCTTTCATTGTCTCGTGCAAGCCAGCACCCCCTCTTAATG GGCTACAAAGTTTTCATAACCCCAAACATAAAACCCGACAAAGAAATGATTACAAACTTGGTTAAGACAGTTCATGGCGAG CCAATAGAGAAAGCTCACATATCTACTCTAAAAGATAAAAATATCCCAGAAGATCTATTGATTATTTCTTGTAAAGATGATCATTCAATGTGTCTGCCTTTCCTTAAGAAAG GGGTAACAGTTTACAGTTCGGAACTTCTACTTAATGGGATAGTTACTCAGAAACTGCAATACAAAAG GCATCAGCTGTTTACCAATGATGTCATAAGGAATTGCTCCGAGAACAGAAATGGCAAAATGAATAATTTTGTTGTTTTGGTGAACAAATGTACATAG
- the LOC133793937 gene encoding uncharacterized protein LOC133793937 isoform X2, which produces MAFHLHNAGIHRRFDLHSHSQTLSVSSILSENKIQSTDDEDRSLHHYQAQDTVPFDSPLVDTVCGHLDFDTEVLDVDSGLGDLEEEIVLDSEDEEINGTRLVTVIKSSSDYEIEKKSKWSDQLCVKGSEVSVKEIGKEKGLHGLQPACDGEFVSLNDNGTQELGEWSQADALGFVDHFLSINNVDLSQGTDYRKTPMEKSFTGSSANGPQILARRINMRTQVKEKGKFEWIDSDPREGMCTADDKWRNSLGNECRKRNGIFSFRKETMDLTCLEPRSGANSLREGRELAHVSEANSEVENSDLELELREQQSEASDIEGDTIGIYDIGFNTQIAAEAIEALAHGHYFGYNSADGCQDTKNTVKGSLRGVMEENAQLKHPFSQKSGCLENIFGNIKRRKRSDRLFGRKGSNSSRKQSRLPELVKRKKLVAETRLCSMNSADSIENSGKSPAKPIKPSMAEEFIDKRNTTVSGNDMISSTKPENIPLINKQHEGQCVKISSAACRTMLLGSEDRLKRIDNRSSNPVEKMDDNGEHGMLVYKRKRSSLNADPLKVHSTKEKGSKLCYSSESAKISKFTSFLEVDTWNYPRRKRTSRNIQKHPNITYPPIAPFSSNYQKRIVSNAAMKRELGDSTSSILECGSAAGSTISLGLAYGQTGKPDDTDSPSLAVDEGKTRTSVASTNKTFELCRSECRTISSKIGKNAVSSNYMINEYHKTPQDKNVPKSSLLKELINLGVPDYVPEFASKELRRRKDMAHVRILFSQHLDDDIVKHQKKIAARLGISIASCSMDATHFIADEFARTRNMLEAIALGKPVVTHLWLESCGLASCFIDERNYILRDAKKENKFGFSMPLSLSRASQHPLLMGYKVFITPNIKPDKEMITNLVKTVHGEVHLSATKSESTTSQ; this is translated from the exons ATGGCTTTTCATCTTCACAACGCTGGTATCCATCGACGCTTTGATCTTCACTCTCACTCTCAGACCCTTTCAGTTTCATCAATCTTATCTG aaaataaaatccaGAGCACAGATGATGAGGATCGGTCACTACATCATTACCAAGCCCAAGACACTGTTCCTTTTGATAGCCCCTTGGTGGATACTGTGTGTGGCCATCTTGATTTCGACACTGAGGTACTAGACGTTGATTCCGGTTTGGGAGATTTGGAGGAAGAAATTGTGCTTGATAGTGAGGATGAAGAAATCAATGGAACTCGACTTGTCACTGTCATCAAATCGTCATCTGATTATGAAATTGAGAAAAAGTCTAAATGGTCTGATCAACTTTGTGTAAAAG GGAGTGAAGTTTCTGTAAAAGAAATTGGGAAGGAGAAGGGTTTGCATGGGTTGCAGCCTGCATGTGATGGAGAGTTTGTGAGTTTAAACGATAATGGGACTCAGGAACTTGGGGAGTGGTCCCAAGCGGATGCTCTTGGTTTTGTGGACCACTTTCTGTCAATTAACAATGTGGACTTGTCACAAGGAACGGACTACAGAAAGACTCCTATGGAGAAATCTTTTACTGGGTCAAgcgcaaatggtcctcaaataCTTGCCAGGAGAATTAATATGCGAACCCAAGTTAAGGAGAAGGGAAAGTTTGAATGGATTGACAGTGATCCGCGTGAAGGGATGTGTACTGCTGATGATAAATGGCGTAATAGTTTAGGCAATGAATGCAGAAAAAGAAATGGGATTTTCAGTTTTCGTAAGGAGACTATGGATTTAACTTGTTTGGAGCCGCGCTCTGGGGCGAATAGTTTACGAGAAGGAAGAGAGCTGGCACATGTTTCTGAAGCGAACTCTGAAGTTGAAAATTCTGACTTGGAGTTGGAGTTAAGAGAACAGCAATCGGAAGCTAGTGACATTGAAGGAGATACTATTGGCATTTATGATATCGGTTTCAACACTCAAATAGCTGCTGAAGCTATTGAAGCACTTGCACACGGCCATTATTTCGGCTACAACTCTGCTGATGGTTGTCAGGATACGAAGAACACTGTTAAAGGTTCTTTAAGAGGTGTTATGGAGGAAAATGCTCAATTGAAACATCCTTTCAGTCAAAAGAGTGGCTGTTTAGAAAACATTTTTGGAAACATTAAGCGAAGAAAGCGTTCGGATAGATTGTTTGGCAGAAAAGGTTCAAATTCATCTAGAAAGCAGTCCAGACTTCCCGAGTTAGTTAAAAGGAAAAAGCTTGTTGCTGAGACTCGGTTATGTAGTATGAATTCTGCTGATTCTATTGAAAATTCAGGCAAAAGTCCTGCCAAGCCTATTAAGCCAAGCATGGCAGAAGAATTTATAGACAAGAGAAATACTACGGTCTCCGGAAATGATATGATTTCATCAACAAAACCTGAAAATATCCCACTTATAAACAAACAGCACGAAGGGCAATGTGTGAAAATTTCCTCTGCTGCTTGCCGAACTATGCTGCTTGGCTCTGAAGATAGGTTAAAAAGGATTGACAATAGATCTAGCAATCCGGTTGAAAAGATGGACGACAATGGAGAACACGGTATGCTTGTGTACAAAAGAAAGAGGAGTAGTTTGAATGCTGATCCATTGAAAGTTCACAGTACCAAAGAAAAAGGGTCCAAATTGTGTTATTCAAGCGAGAGTGCTAAAATAAGCAAATTCACTAGTTTTTTAGAAGTCGATACATGGAACTATCCCCGGCGTAAAAGAACAAGTCGCAACATACAAAAACATCCCAATATAACTTATCCACCGATTGCCCCATTCTCTTCAAATTATCAGAAGAGGATAGTAAGCAATGCTGCTATGAAGAGGGAACTAGGGGATTCAACCAGCTCTATTCTGGAATGTGGAAGTGCTGCAGGAAGTACGATTTCTTTGGGTTTGGCCTACGGGCAAACTGGCAAGCCTGATGATACAGATTCTCCATCACTGGCTGTTGATGAAGGAAAAACCCGTACTTCAGTGGCATCTACAAACAAGACTTTTGAGTTATGTCGTTCAGAATGTAGAACAATTAGCTCCAAAATAGGCAAAAATGCAGTGTCATcaaattatatgattaatgaatacCACAAAACGCCACAAGACAAAAATGTGCCCAAATCATCTCTTTTGAAAGAGCTTATTAATCTAGGTGTCCCTGATTATGTTCCTGAATTTGCATCAAAAGAGTTGAGAAGGCGAAAAGATATGGCACATGTCCGCATCCTGTTTAGTCAGCATTTGGACGATGATATTGTCAAACATCAGAAAAAG ATCGCAGCACGGCTGGGCATTTCGATTGCATCATGTTCCATGGATGCCACGCATTTTATAGCAGATGAATTTGCACGTACTAGAAATATGTTGGAAGCTATTGCTCTAGGCAAACCAGTGGTAACACACTTGTGGCTGGAGAGTTGTGGACTAGCAAGCTGCTTCATTGATGAGAGAAACTACATTCTGAGGGATGCTAAAAAGGAAAATAAATTCGGCTTTAGCATGCCTCTTTCATTGTCTCGTGCAAGCCAGCACCCCCTCTTAATG GGCTACAAAGTTTTCATAACCCCAAACATAAAACCCGACAAAGAAATGATTACAAACTTGGTTAAGACAGTTCATGGCGAGGTACATCTATCTGCCACTAAATCTGAATCAACAACTAG CCAATAG
- the LOC133793954 gene encoding uncharacterized protein LOC133793954, producing MRGNEKPSWAVSPSNAGYHFGTSGLSVAVATGITHPLDVLKVRLQMQLVGQKGPLTGMGQLFVGVLKTEGPKSLYLGLTPALTRSVLYGGLRLGLYEPSKYACNWAFGSSNIFLKIASGGFAGAFATAVTNPIEVLKVRLQMNPSMRNRGPIEELRRIASQEGTIALWKGVGPAMARAAALTASQLATYDETKRILISLTSFEEGFHLHLISSVVAGTVSTFITAPMDMVKTRLMLQRKSKRVGNYKNGFHCAYQVIRTEGPKALYKGGFAIFTRLGPQTTITFILCEKLRELAGLKAI from the exons ATGAGAGGCAACGAGAAGCCGAGTTGGGCTGTTTCGCCTTCTAATGCCGGTTACCACTTTGGTACTAGTGGACTTTCGGTAGCGGTTGCAACCGGAATCACTCATCCTCTTG ATGTACTTAAAGTTAGGCTGCAGATGCAACTTGTTGGTCAGAAAGGTCCTTTGACTGGAATG GGGCAATTATTTGTTGGAGTTTTAAAAACTGAAGGCCCTAAATCACTGTATCTGGGATTAACACCTGCATTGACGAGGTCAGTTCTGTATGGTGGTCTCCGCTTAGGCTTGTATGAACCCTCAAAGTATGCTTGTAATTGGGCTTTTGGATCCTCCAATATCTTTCTTAAGATTGCATCTGGTGGGTTTGCTGGTGCCTTTGCAACTGCTGTGACAAATCCAATCGAGGTTTTGAAG GTTCGGTTACAAATGAATCCAAGTATGAGAAATAGAGGACCAATAGAAGAATTGCGCAGAATTGCTTCCCAAGAAGGAACAATAGCGCTTTGGAAGGGGGTCGGCCCTGCTATGGCCAGAGCTGCTGCTTTGACTGCCTCACAACTGGCAACATATGATGAAACCAAGCGG ATCCTGATTAGTTTgacatcatttgaagaaggatttcATTTGCATCTCAT CTCGAGTGTTGTTGCGGGCACAGTCAGCACCTTCATAACTGCACCCATGGACATGGTGAAAACCCGCCTCATGTTGCAACGTAAATCTAAAAGAGTTGGTAACTATAAGAATGGATTTCATTGTGCATATCAG GTCATTCGTACTGAAGGCCCCAAGGCCCTTTACAAGGG GGGTTTTGCAATTTTCACAAGATTAGGTCCTCAAACTACAATTACATTTATACTTTGCGAGAAGCTACGTGAACTTGCTGGGTTGAAAGCAATCTA G